Proteins found in one Labrenzia sp. VG12 genomic segment:
- a CDS encoding Gfo/Idh/MocA family protein, with protein sequence MAIEGKDNTQTRPIRLGMVGGGKDAFIGAVHRIASRIDGDYELVAGALSSTPGKALESGRALGLKEDRIYGSFADMAKREARLKDGIEAVAIVTPNHMHYPAAKEFLKRGIHVICDKPLTSTLADAKKFAKAAESSDALFFLTHNYTGYPMVRQAREMVAKGDIGTLRVVQVEYPQDWLTVEQNNKQADWRTDPARTGLGGSTGDIGTHAFNLAAFITGETPESLAADLQSFVPGRQVDDNGHVMMRYASGARGMLWCSQVAPGNENNLKIRVYGDKGGLEWHQEDPNYLHYTPFGAPKQILTRGGAGMLDSIGSATRIPPGHPEGYLEGFANLYKDAAEAIRAHSQGKNMETLVPGIGDGLSGVRFIDACVRSSARNAAWVKLES encoded by the coding sequence ATGGCCATCGAAGGCAAAGACAACACGCAGACGCGCCCGATCCGGCTTGGCATGGTCGGTGGCGGCAAGGACGCTTTTATCGGCGCTGTCCACCGCATCGCCTCGCGGATCGACGGTGATTATGAGCTTGTGGCCGGTGCGCTTTCCTCAACCCCGGGAAAGGCCTTGGAGTCCGGACGCGCGCTCGGCCTCAAGGAAGACCGGATCTATGGTTCTTTCGCAGACATGGCCAAACGGGAAGCACGGCTGAAGGACGGTATCGAGGCCGTGGCGATCGTAACGCCGAACCACATGCATTATCCGGCGGCGAAGGAATTCCTGAAACGCGGCATTCACGTCATATGCGACAAGCCGCTGACCTCGACGCTCGCGGACGCAAAGAAATTCGCCAAGGCGGCGGAAAGCTCAGACGCGCTGTTCTTCCTGACACACAATTACACCGGTTATCCGATGGTCCGTCAGGCCCGTGAGATGGTCGCCAAAGGCGATATCGGGACGCTTCGGGTCGTTCAGGTCGAATACCCGCAGGACTGGCTCACCGTGGAACAGAACAACAAGCAGGCCGACTGGCGGACTGACCCTGCCCGGACAGGCCTCGGCGGTTCCACCGGCGATATCGGCACGCATGCCTTCAACCTGGCTGCCTTCATTACCGGAGAAACCCCGGAAAGCCTTGCCGCGGATCTGCAATCCTTCGTGCCGGGCCGGCAGGTTGATGACAATGGTCACGTGATGATGCGTTATGCCAGCGGCGCTCGCGGCATGCTGTGGTGTTCGCAGGTAGCTCCGGGCAACGAGAACAATCTGAAGATCCGTGTCTATGGCGACAAGGGTGGCCTGGAATGGCACCAGGAAGACCCGAACTACCTGCACTACACCCCGTTCGGCGCACCAAAACAGATCCTGACACGCGGCGGAGCGGGCATGCTGGACAGCATTGGCTCCGCAACCCGTATCCCGCCAGGCCATCCGGAAGGCTATCTGGAAGGGTTTGCCAATCTCTATAAGGACGCGGCTGAGGCGATCCGAGCGCACAGCCAGGGCAAGAACATGGAAACGCTCGTGCCCGGAATTGGCGACGGCCTGTCAGGCGTCCGCTTCATTGACGCCTGTGTGCGATCTTCTGCAAGGAACGCTGCCTGGGTGAAGCTGGAGAGCTAA
- a CDS encoding sugar phosphate isomerase/epimerase, whose product MKTIKGPALFLAQFAGDEAPFNSWASITKWAADCGYLGVQVPSWDGRLIDLEKAASSKTYCEEFAGIAQENGVTITELSTHLQGQLVAVHPAYDTAFDGFAAPHVQGNPAARQAWAVDQVKLALAASRNLGITAHATFSGALAWPYLYPWPQRPAGLVETAFDELAKRWRPILDYADDMGVDVCYEIHPGEDLHDGITFEMFLERVENHTRCKMLYDPSHYVLQCLDYLDNIDIYRDRIGMFHVKDAEFNPTGRQGVYSGYQPWVERAGRFRSLGDGQVDFGAIFSKMATNDFDGWAVVEWECCLKHPENGAREGAAFVRDHIIRVTEKAFDDFAGGGSDEAANRKMLGIG is encoded by the coding sequence ATGAAAACGATAAAAGGCCCTGCCCTGTTTCTCGCCCAGTTTGCAGGGGACGAGGCCCCCTTCAACTCCTGGGCCTCGATCACGAAATGGGCGGCAGACTGCGGCTATCTCGGTGTTCAGGTGCCGAGTTGGGACGGCCGGCTGATCGATCTGGAAAAGGCGGCCAGTTCCAAAACCTATTGCGAAGAATTTGCCGGCATAGCGCAGGAGAACGGGGTCACGATCACGGAGCTCTCGACCCATCTTCAAGGACAGCTTGTCGCCGTTCATCCGGCCTATGACACCGCGTTTGACGGCTTTGCAGCCCCCCATGTACAGGGCAATCCGGCTGCCAGACAGGCCTGGGCGGTGGATCAGGTGAAACTGGCGCTGGCTGCCAGCCGCAATCTCGGCATCACGGCTCACGCAACTTTTTCAGGTGCTCTGGCCTGGCCCTATCTCTATCCCTGGCCGCAACGTCCTGCAGGCCTCGTCGAGACTGCCTTTGACGAGCTGGCCAAACGCTGGCGGCCGATCCTCGACTATGCAGACGATATGGGGGTCGATGTCTGCTATGAAATTCATCCGGGCGAAGACCTGCATGACGGCATAACCTTCGAGATGTTCCTGGAGCGCGTGGAAAACCACACGCGCTGCAAGATGCTTTACGACCCGTCCCACTACGTCCTGCAATGCCTCGATTATCTGGACAATATCGACATCTACAGGGACCGGATCGGCATGTTTCACGTCAAGGATGCCGAGTTCAATCCGACCGGACGGCAAGGCGTCTATAGCGGCTATCAGCCGTGGGTGGAGCGGGCCGGCCGGTTCCGCTCGCTCGGAGACGGTCAGGTCGATTTCGGCGCTATTTTTTCCAAGATGGCCACCAACGACTTTGACGGCTGGGCTGTTGTGGAATGGGAATGCTGCCTGAAACACCCCGAGAACGGGGCACGCGAAGGCGCGGCATTCGTTCGGGATCATATCATCCGCGTCACGGAAAAGGCCTTTGACGACTTTGCCGGCGGCGGCAGCGATGAGGCCGCTAACCGCAAAATGCTGGGGATCGGGTGA
- a CDS encoding substrate-binding domain-containing protein, producing the protein MFMKKALGAVAAVGLLAFAGTAIAQDKIKIGVSYPTPTHAWAAGMNWHAEQAEKRLEELYPDVDLILVNSPDPEAQASALEDLVSVHQIDALVVLPFESEPLTDPVLNVKKSGAWITVVDRGLSQPGIEDLYVAGNNPELGRVSAQYMKGRLKDGDNIVVLRGIPTVIDNERFDAFMAEIEGSGINVLDHKHANWNRDDGFEVMQDFLSRFPDIDAVWAQDDDIAIGVVAALKQAGRDGNGMFVVGGAGMKEIIKGIMDGDELIPVDVLYPPAMIATAMDATVQAFKSNGPVAGRYILGATLITKENAESYYFPDSPF; encoded by the coding sequence ATGTTTATGAAAAAAGCTCTGGGCGCAGTAGCCGCCGTTGGCCTGTTGGCCTTCGCCGGAACCGCGATTGCCCAGGACAAGATCAAGATCGGCGTCAGCTACCCGACACCGACCCATGCCTGGGCCGCCGGCATGAACTGGCACGCGGAACAGGCTGAAAAACGGCTCGAGGAGCTTTATCCGGATGTGGACCTGATCCTGGTCAACTCCCCGGACCCGGAAGCCCAGGCCAGCGCGCTGGAAGATCTGGTTTCCGTCCACCAGATCGATGCCCTTGTTGTTCTGCCGTTTGAATCCGAGCCGCTCACCGACCCGGTTCTGAACGTCAAGAAATCCGGTGCCTGGATCACAGTTGTTGACCGTGGTCTCAGCCAGCCGGGCATCGAAGACCTTTATGTTGCTGGCAACAACCCGGAACTCGGCCGCGTTTCCGCACAATACATGAAGGGCCGCCTGAAAGACGGTGACAACATCGTCGTCCTGCGGGGCATTCCGACCGTGATCGACAACGAGCGTTTCGATGCGTTCATGGCGGAAATCGAGGGATCCGGCATCAATGTGCTTGACCACAAACACGCCAACTGGAACCGCGACGACGGCTTTGAAGTGATGCAGGACTTCCTGTCCCGCTTCCCGGACATCGATGCCGTCTGGGCACAGGATGACGACATTGCCATCGGTGTTGTTGCTGCCCTGAAACAGGCCGGCCGTGACGGTAACGGCATGTTTGTCGTCGGCGGCGCCGGCATGAAAGAGATCATCAAGGGCATCATGGATGGTGACGAACTGATCCCGGTCGACGTTCTTTATCCGCCGGCAATGATCGCAACCGCCATGGATGCAACGGTTCAGGCCTTCAAGTCCAACGGACCGGTTGCCGGCCGCTACATTCTCGGTGCGACGCTGATCACGAAAGAGAACGCCGAAAGCTACTACTTCCCAGACTCGCCGTTCTAA
- a CDS encoding ABC transporter permease — protein MMTASNEQAAKPAKRPSVDFKTIGPALALLILCIIGFLLNPAFISEGNLTNLLTRSAFIGIIAVGATFVITAGGIDLSVGSMAAAIAGVMIIIMNSAVETMGTGVATVLLGCGCALVLGVGAGWINGALTTKGKIEAFIVTLGTMGIYRSLVTYFADGGTLSLNFDIRGTYRPVYYDSFLGLPYPVWVFIGVAICGWLLLNRTAFGRYCTAIGSNEAVARYSAINVDRVKTLTYVIQGLCVAFATIIYVPRLGSASASTGVLWELEAIAAVIIGGTVLKGGYGRIGGTILGALILTTIGNILNFTDLISNYLNGTMQGLIIIVAVLLQRSDWKLGKSK, from the coding sequence ATGATGACCGCATCCAACGAGCAAGCGGCAAAGCCGGCCAAGCGGCCTTCCGTGGACTTCAAGACCATCGGGCCGGCCCTTGCCCTGTTGATCCTGTGTATCATCGGCTTCCTGCTGAACCCGGCCTTTATCAGCGAGGGCAATCTGACCAACTTGCTGACTAGGTCGGCCTTTATCGGCATCATTGCCGTCGGTGCGACTTTCGTCATCACTGCCGGTGGCATCGATCTCTCCGTCGGCTCCATGGCAGCCGCCATAGCCGGTGTCATGATCATCATCATGAACAGTGCGGTTGAAACCATGGGCACGGGTGTTGCAACAGTTCTGCTCGGCTGCGGCTGCGCCCTTGTGCTGGGTGTTGGTGCCGGCTGGATCAACGGTGCTCTGACCACCAAGGGCAAAATCGAGGCCTTTATCGTCACGCTTGGAACCATGGGCATCTACCGCTCGCTGGTGACCTATTTCGCCGATGGCGGCACACTGTCGCTCAACTTTGACATCCGGGGCACCTACCGGCCGGTCTATTACGACAGCTTTCTCGGCCTGCCTTATCCGGTCTGGGTGTTCATCGGTGTCGCCATCTGCGGCTGGCTGCTGTTGAACCGGACGGCCTTCGGTCGCTATTGCACGGCAATCGGCTCCAACGAGGCGGTGGCCAGATACTCCGCGATCAATGTCGACCGGGTGAAAACGCTCACCTATGTCATCCAGGGTCTGTGCGTCGCCTTTGCCACCATCATCTATGTACCGCGCCTTGGCTCAGCTTCTGCATCGACCGGCGTGCTGTGGGAACTGGAGGCCATCGCGGCGGTGATCATCGGCGGCACGGTCCTCAAGGGCGGCTATGGCCGGATTGGCGGCACCATCCTCGGTGCGCTGATCCTGACCACCATCGGCAACATTCTGAACTTCACCGATCTGATCTCGAACTACCTGAATGGAACCATGCAGGGCCTGATCATCATCGTTGCGGTTCTTCTGCAGCGCAGCGACTGGAAGCTCGGCAAGAGCAAGTAG
- a CDS encoding sugar ABC transporter ATP-binding protein: protein MNAQASTPTAVIEAVNISKSFGPVPVLFSVSMDVRSGEVHALIGENGAGKSTLMKILSGFHDPTSGQIRLDGQKTALPPNGAAEKLGIVLIHQELNLAEQMTVEENVFLGREIRSKGFLDKATMRAAVQTYLDEIGLDIAPTDRISDLTIAQKQMVEIVKAVSRNARILIMDEPTAVLTEEETEVFFRQVEKLKESGVGIVFVSHKLNEVKAIADRVTILRDGQWIDTRSSTELTPDMMAQMMVGRELSDLYPPMHEADVDAQLALEVDSLVAPGIGPVSFSLRKGEILGFSGLIGSGRTAVFEAICGLSPIESGSVRLFGRDTSPLSVAEARDLGLAYLTKDRKEKGLLLDKKMQPNLTLFALPKFVKNFVLNGKVEEDALSRAIRRFDVRSKDRNITVGKLSGGNQQKLLLAKIMECDPRIVIIDEPTRGIDVGTKQQIYHFIAALAAEGVSVVVISSEMPEIIGICHRVVVMREGQITGVLTGDHINENEIMRYAAGLKREDLH, encoded by the coding sequence ATGAACGCGCAAGCGTCCACACCGACGGCGGTCATCGAGGCCGTCAACATCAGTAAATCTTTCGGCCCCGTCCCGGTGCTTTTCAGCGTCAGCATGGATGTGCGGTCCGGTGAGGTGCATGCACTGATCGGCGAAAACGGCGCCGGCAAGTCGACACTGATGAAAATCCTGTCCGGCTTCCACGACCCGACCTCCGGCCAGATTCGCCTGGACGGTCAGAAAACCGCCCTGCCCCCGAACGGGGCAGCCGAGAAGCTCGGCATCGTGCTCATCCACCAGGAACTCAACCTCGCCGAACAGATGACAGTCGAAGAAAACGTCTTCCTGGGTCGCGAAATTCGGTCCAAGGGTTTTCTCGACAAGGCCACCATGCGGGCCGCCGTTCAGACCTATCTGGACGAAATCGGTCTCGATATTGCCCCGACAGACCGTATCTCCGACCTCACCATTGCCCAGAAACAGATGGTTGAGATCGTCAAGGCTGTCAGTCGCAACGCCCGCATCCTGATCATGGACGAGCCGACCGCCGTCCTGACCGAAGAAGAGACGGAAGTCTTTTTCCGTCAGGTGGAAAAGCTGAAGGAAAGCGGTGTCGGCATCGTCTTTGTGTCTCACAAGCTCAATGAAGTGAAGGCGATTGCCGATCGGGTCACGATTTTGCGTGACGGCCAATGGATCGACACGCGTTCCTCCACCGAGCTGACGCCCGACATGATGGCTCAGATGATGGTGGGCCGGGAACTCTCTGACCTTTACCCACCGATGCATGAAGCCGATGTCGATGCCCAGCTTGCGCTGGAAGTTGACAGCCTTGTTGCCCCAGGCATCGGCCCTGTCAGCTTCTCGTTGCGCAAGGGGGAAATCCTTGGATTTTCCGGCCTGATCGGTTCCGGGCGGACAGCCGTCTTTGAGGCGATCTGTGGCCTGAGCCCAATTGAAAGCGGCTCCGTCAGGCTGTTTGGCCGCGACACCAGCCCCCTCTCCGTCGCAGAAGCGCGTGATCTGGGCCTTGCCTATCTGACCAAGGATCGGAAAGAAAAAGGCCTGCTGCTCGACAAGAAGATGCAACCCAATCTCACCCTGTTCGCCCTGCCGAAATTCGTGAAGAATTTTGTGCTGAACGGCAAGGTGGAAGAAGACGCTCTCAGCCGGGCCATTCGTCGCTTTGACGTCCGATCCAAGGACCGGAACATCACCGTCGGGAAGCTGTCGGGCGGCAACCAGCAGAAACTCTTGTTGGCGAAGATCATGGAATGCGATCCCAGGATCGTCATCATCGACGAGCCAACACGGGGCATCGATGTCGGAACCAAACAGCAGATCTATCACTTCATTGCCGCGCTCGCCGCGGAAGGCGTGTCGGTCGTCGTGATCTCATCCGAAATGCCGGAAATCATCGGCATCTGCCACCGGGTCGTCGTGATGCGCGAAGGCCAGATCACCGGCGTCCTGACGGGCGATCATATCAACGAAAACGAAATCATGCGCTATGCCGCCGGGCTGAAACGTGAGGACCTCCATTGA
- a CDS encoding LacI family DNA-binding transcriptional regulator — MSEPVDRPATIEDVARLAGVSIATVSRALRSPEKVAESTRKKVTAAIARTGYTANAMAQNLRMQRSQMVLVLASSIADPNFAGILTGLEKAAADRGYGVLIGNTEGTTGIEQSYMRFLSTGMADGLVLLTGHIPVAGEPQAPLASLPPIVATERPLSRTDVSYVGVDDVAASKMATEYLISLGHRRITYISGGPSDVRSDLRHSGYRQGLRESPEALRDWRVDGEGTAESGRAAVERLFIKDDLPTAFFCFNDNTAIGVISALQLRGYRVPEDFSVLGFDDIPFANNFTPGLTTIRQPRHHIGEKAMTILLDRLANRSLENQTHLLHGDLIVRESCAGVSRGRS, encoded by the coding sequence ATGAGCGAACCGGTAGACCGGCCGGCCACCATTGAAGACGTTGCAAGACTTGCGGGCGTGTCGATCGCGACCGTCAGCCGGGCCTTGCGATCGCCGGAGAAGGTCGCCGAGAGCACGCGCAAGAAGGTCACCGCCGCGATTGCCCGAACCGGTTACACCGCCAACGCGATGGCGCAGAACCTGCGCATGCAAAGGTCGCAGATGGTACTGGTTCTGGCCTCCTCCATCGCAGATCCCAACTTTGCCGGTATCCTGACCGGGCTGGAAAAGGCCGCTGCGGACCGGGGCTACGGAGTGCTGATCGGCAATACGGAGGGAACCACCGGGATCGAGCAGTCTTATATGCGTTTCCTGTCGACCGGCATGGCCGATGGGCTGGTGCTGCTCACAGGGCATATTCCGGTGGCCGGAGAGCCCCAGGCACCACTCGCCTCCTTGCCGCCCATCGTTGCAACGGAACGTCCGCTGTCCCGTACGGATGTGAGTTATGTCGGAGTGGATGATGTTGCTGCTTCAAAGATGGCGACCGAGTACCTGATCTCGCTGGGGCATCGGCGCATCACCTACATTTCGGGCGGACCTTCGGATGTGCGCAGCGACCTGCGTCACTCCGGCTACCGCCAGGGGCTGAGGGAATCGCCGGAGGCCCTGCGGGACTGGCGTGTCGACGGGGAAGGCACTGCCGAAAGCGGGCGTGCTGCCGTGGAGCGCCTGTTCATCAAGGACGATCTACCGACGGCCTTCTTTTGTTTCAACGACAACACCGCAATTGGCGTCATCTCGGCCCTGCAGCTTCGGGGCTATCGGGTGCCCGAAGACTTCTCCGTACTCGGTTTTGACGACATTCCCTTTGCCAACAATTTCACGCCCGGACTGACCACGATCCGCCAGCCGCGACACCATATCGGCGAAAAGGCGATGACGATCCTTCTCGACCGCCTTGCCAACCGCAGCCTCGAAAACCAGACCCATCTGCTGCATGGCGACCTAATCGTGCGCGAAAGCTGTGCCGGCGTGTCGCGAGGTCGCTCTTGA
- a CDS encoding isocitrate/isopropylmalate dehydrogenase family protein, whose product MKIALIKGDGIGVDVAEAAMTVLEAALEKTGQPLPVYDEILAGASYFAETGRDIEPDGEERAEAADAIFLGAIGLPSIRHADGTEISPHLRLRDRFGLYAGVRPVKAYPNAPQRLADPRAAGIDLVILRESTEGLFYSAAAHKRSLVVSDDEVMDILRITRATTTKLHDFAFRLAEKRRERGRPGHLTCVDKANVFTSMAFFRQLFDEVKTGFPGVPVGYNYVDAMALDLVRKPWDFDVLVMENMFGDILSDLAGGLVGGMGMAACGEIGDTTGLFQPAHGSAPDIMGEDKANPLAAILSGALMLDYLAEKLDRPALTDAAELINDAVESGFHDNALRPMEFGGDMGTRAVTNELLARVTGLEHAQKTLSA is encoded by the coding sequence ATGAAAATAGCCCTGATCAAAGGTGACGGTATCGGCGTCGACGTGGCCGAAGCGGCCATGACCGTTTTGGAAGCGGCTCTTGAAAAAACCGGGCAACCGCTTCCCGTCTACGATGAAATCCTGGCCGGTGCCAGCTATTTCGCAGAGACCGGCCGCGACATCGAACCTGATGGGGAAGAGCGCGCGGAAGCGGCCGACGCGATCTTTCTGGGCGCCATTGGCCTGCCGTCCATTCGACACGCGGATGGCACGGAGATCTCGCCACATCTGCGCCTGCGCGACCGGTTCGGACTTTATGCCGGTGTCCGCCCGGTCAAGGCCTATCCGAATGCGCCGCAGCGTCTTGCCGATCCCAGAGCCGCCGGCATCGACCTGGTCATCTTGCGGGAGTCGACGGAAGGCCTCTTCTATTCCGCTGCCGCTCACAAGCGCAGCCTTGTGGTCAGCGATGACGAGGTCATGGATATCCTCAGGATCACCCGTGCGACCACCACCAAGCTGCACGACTTTGCCTTCCGCCTTGCTGAAAAACGCCGGGAACGTGGCCGGCCGGGTCATCTGACCTGCGTGGACAAGGCCAACGTGTTCACATCGATGGCGTTCTTCCGTCAGCTGTTCGACGAGGTAAAAACGGGCTTCCCGGGCGTGCCGGTTGGCTACAACTACGTCGACGCCATGGCACTCGACCTGGTTCGAAAACCGTGGGATTTCGACGTGCTGGTGATGGAAAACATGTTCGGCGACATCTTGTCCGACCTGGCCGGCGGCCTCGTTGGCGGGATGGGCATGGCTGCCTGTGGCGAAATCGGCGATACAACTGGCCTGTTCCAGCCCGCTCATGGCAGTGCGCCGGACATCATGGGCGAGGACAAGGCCAATCCGCTGGCTGCCATTTTGAGCGGCGCGCTCATGCTTGACTACCTGGCGGAAAAGCTCGACAGACCGGCACTCACCGACGCTGCGGAGCTGATCAATGATGCGGTCGAAAGCGGCTTTCACGACAACGCGCTGAGGCCGATGGAATTCGGCGGTGACATGGGGACGAGAGCCGTCACCAACGAGCTCCTTGCCCGGGTCACCGGCCTGGAGCATGCCCAAAAGACCCTTAGCGCGTGA
- the otnC gene encoding 3-oxo-tetronate 4-phosphate decarboxylase yields the protein MSEIADSREQICRLSKSLFDRGLSHGSTGNISVRLSDGSLLVTPTGSSMGFLQPDRISHLSASGVLHSGDPPTKELPLHTAFYETRQQTGAVVHLHSCHSVALSILADVDPDNVLQPLTAYGIMLLGKVKLLPFFVPGDPEMGEAVRQLDGKRSAVILANHGPVVAGKDLATAVNATEELEASARLALLLRGAPLNALSAAQTQQIVDRFDVDWT from the coding sequence ATGAGCGAGATCGCAGACAGCCGCGAACAGATCTGCAGATTGTCGAAATCCCTCTTCGACCGCGGTCTGAGCCATGGATCCACCGGCAATATTTCCGTACGCCTTTCGGATGGAAGTTTGCTTGTGACACCGACCGGTTCTTCAATGGGGTTCCTGCAACCGGACCGCATCAGTCACCTGTCGGCGTCGGGTGTGCTTCATTCCGGCGATCCCCCCACAAAGGAACTGCCGCTGCACACGGCATTTTACGAGACCCGCCAGCAGACCGGCGCAGTCGTGCATCTCCATTCCTGTCACTCCGTTGCCCTGTCGATCCTTGCAGATGTCGATCCGGACAACGTTCTGCAGCCGCTTACGGCCTACGGCATCATGTTGCTCGGAAAGGTTAAACTGTTGCCGTTTTTCGTACCGGGCGACCCGGAAATGGGCGAGGCAGTCCGGCAGCTCGACGGCAAGCGTTCCGCGGTGATCCTCGCCAATCACGGCCCGGTCGTTGCGGGCAAGGATCTGGCAACAGCGGTCAATGCCACCGAAGAGCTGGAGGCAAGCGCCCGGCTCGCCCTTTTGCTGCGTGGCGCGCCTTTAAACGCCCTGAGCGCGGCCCAAACACAACAGATTGTCGACCGGTTCGACGTCGATTGGACTTAA
- the otnK gene encoding 3-oxo-tetronate kinase has translation MKLGVIADDFTGASDIALMLSEGGMPSVQYVGIPDHPSGHGVEAGIISLKSRTEPARDAITQSLKACDWLLDQGCTQIVFKICSTFDSTDKGNVGPVTEALADRLGETNVLVCPAFPENGRSVYQGHLFVKDRLLNESGMENHPLTPMYDPDLRRVLQRQTSWSVGHVPIDAVWRGADDLDGEARKAGKAMMIVDAIRDDDLRTLGRAAAERKLLTGGSGIALGLPQNFGFEASNSGWAGVSGEAVVLSGSCSTATREQVAVYKDQAPSRELVADDIIADRLSLQELVEWTLKQERPPLIYSSADPKVVSLAQERFGRERSAAAIERLFANLAAALSQAGVKRIVVAGGETSGAVVSGLQANSLEIGPRIAPGVPALKVAERPLALALKSGNFGGPTFFSEALAVLEGAQ, from the coding sequence ATGAAACTCGGTGTCATAGCCGATGACTTCACCGGAGCGTCCGACATTGCCCTGATGCTGTCGGAAGGAGGCATGCCGTCCGTCCAGTATGTCGGGATTCCGGACCATCCATCCGGACACGGCGTTGAGGCCGGCATCATCAGCCTGAAGTCGCGTACGGAACCGGCGCGCGATGCGATAACCCAATCGCTTAAGGCCTGCGACTGGTTGCTTGATCAGGGCTGCACGCAGATTGTCTTCAAGATCTGCTCGACATTCGATTCCACGGACAAGGGCAATGTCGGCCCGGTGACCGAAGCGCTCGCTGACCGGCTCGGCGAGACCAATGTTCTCGTCTGTCCGGCCTTTCCGGAAAACGGACGCTCCGTCTATCAGGGCCACCTGTTCGTGAAGGACAGGCTTTTGAATGAAAGCGGCATGGAGAACCATCCGCTGACACCGATGTACGATCCGGATCTGCGACGGGTCCTGCAACGGCAGACCTCCTGGTCTGTCGGTCATGTGCCCATCGACGCAGTGTGGCGCGGCGCTGACGACCTGGACGGAGAGGCAAGAAAGGCAGGAAAGGCGATGATGATCGTCGATGCCATTCGCGACGATGATCTGAGAACGCTCGGACGTGCCGCCGCAGAGCGGAAACTGCTGACGGGAGGTTCCGGCATTGCGCTCGGCTTGCCGCAGAATTTCGGCTTTGAGGCGTCGAACTCGGGCTGGGCTGGCGTCTCGGGCGAGGCGGTCGTTCTGTCCGGCTCCTGCTCCACCGCAACCCGGGAACAGGTTGCTGTCTACAAGGACCAGGCCCCGTCGCGAGAGCTTGTTGCCGACGACATCATCGCCGACAGACTGTCGCTGCAGGAGTTGGTCGAGTGGACCCTCAAGCAGGAGCGCCCGCCCCTTATCTATTCTTCCGCCGATCCGAAAGTCGTCTCGCTGGCGCAGGAAAGGTTTGGCCGCGAGCGGAGCGCTGCGGCAATCGAGCGCCTGTTTGCCAACCTGGCGGCCGCATTGTCCCAGGCAGGCGTCAAGAGGATCGTCGTTGCAGGTGGTGAAACATCCGGTGCCGTCGTTTCCGGGTTACAGGCCAACAGCCTGGAAATCGGCCCAAGGATCGCCCCCGGCGTTCCTGCGCTGAAGGTCGCCGAGCGGCCACTCGCACTGGCGTTGAAATCCGGTAATTTCGGCGGACCAACGTTCTTTTCCGAAGCGCTTGCGGTGCTGGAGGGCGCCCAATGA
- a CDS encoding N-acyl homoserine lactonase family protein, translated as MTPWEVFAVKYADRNARTRKDSFLFDDNHDQPHDMDYFMWVLRRGSDVLLVDTGYDSEEGDRRGRPIRLNPVEALAPLGLQPEDIGTIIVTHLHYDHAGGLKHFPNATIHLQAAEMAFATGPCMCHGTLNAPFTADHVCEAVQRLYSGRVIFHDGDGDVREGVTVHRTGGHSKGLQVVRVLTDAGWMCLASDASHYYENFLEGKPFPIVVDLDDMFRGFSIIQSLASSNDLVIPGHDPLVRELFPSHGPDHIVRLDRGPLKGIGS; from the coding sequence ATGACACCCTGGGAAGTTTTTGCAGTCAAATATGCAGACCGGAATGCGCGCACGCGCAAGGACAGCTTTCTGTTCGATGACAATCACGACCAGCCCCATGACATGGACTACTTCATGTGGGTTCTTCGCCGGGGCAGTGACGTCCTTCTGGTCGACACGGGATATGACAGCGAGGAAGGTGACCGGCGCGGCCGGCCCATCCGGCTGAACCCTGTGGAGGCGCTGGCACCTCTCGGTCTCCAGCCGGAGGATATCGGCACCATCATCGTCACGCATCTTCACTATGACCATGCTGGTGGCCTGAAGCACTTTCCCAATGCGACCATTCACCTGCAAGCTGCAGAAATGGCCTTCGCCACAGGGCCCTGCATGTGCCACGGCACGCTCAATGCCCCTTTCACGGCCGACCATGTCTGCGAGGCCGTGCAACGGCTTTATTCGGGCCGCGTCATCTTTCACGACGGCGACGGCGACGTTCGTGAAGGCGTCACGGTGCACAGGACCGGCGGTCACAGCAAGGGCCTTCAGGTCGTACGCGTTCTGACAGACGCAGGCTGGATGTGCCTTGCCTCCGATGCCTCGCACTACTACGAGAATTTTCTGGAAGGGAAACCTTTCCCGATTGTCGTCGACCTGGACGACATGTTCAGAGGATTTTCGATCATCCAGTCCCTCGCCAGTTCGAATGACCTGGTCATTCCGGGGCACGACCCCCTGGTGCGTGAGCTTTTCCCCTCACACGGCCCGGATCACATTGTCCGGCTGGACCGCGGACCGCTGAAAGGGATTGGATCATGA